The window ATGCGGAAGCCGGCGATCCCGCAATCAGGCGGGACACCGAAAGGACGCGATGAAGCGGGTATTGCGAGGCCGGCGTCACCGCCGGCGCGGATCGAACGACACCGGAGCGGTGCCGATGCGGTGCAGCCTCAGCCCTGATCGTCGCCGGGCCACCAGGTCTTGGCTCCGCGGTCGACGAGCAGCGTATCGAGATCCTTGCCTTCGAGCCATTTGGGTCGCGGGCCACGGCCCGACCACGAGCGGCCGGTCGTCGGATCGTAGTACTTGGCAGGCGCCTTGCGTTTTCGCTGGACGATGTAGCCGAGGGCGCTCAGCACTTCCTGCTGCGAGATGCCCAACAGCTCGACCTGCTCCTTGAACGCCGCGAGTGCGGCTTGCTTCTCCTTCTGCTTGGCTTCCGACAGCTTGATATTCAGGTCCCGAAGTTGTGCTTCGAGTTCCTGCAGGGCCTGGGTCATGTATTCATCCTCTTTGGGCATGTTTTTATTCAAAAAACCTCCGATGGCCGAACCTATCATGAAGTTCCGCCAATCTGTGTTGCGACATGTGAATCGTTTGCCTGGACCTGTAAGGCTTTCGAAGTGTGCCGAACGCGACGCCATCGTCGAAAACCGCACGGCATCGGCACGCAACACGTGACGCGCCGCGTTCGAGCGCGCGGCGAGCCGTCGGCGGCGACCTCCTCGCCACCTTGCGCCGCATCGCACAAGCGCGGCATCGCGCGAATGATAGCAGTGCGCATCCGTCATGTTCGAGCACTTTTGCGGTCCGGCGCAAACTTGCCTTCGCCAGCCGGCGAACGTCGACGCCGGTGCGGCGGTTTACGTGCCGAAGCTGCAACCCTCCCACGCGATCCGCACGAACGGCGCATGCAGCTTCGCGCCTCCCGCAGCGGTCAGCACGCTCTCGATATGGACGACGTAACGTTCCGCTTCGCCGTGCAACGCGGCCAGGATGCGGTTGGCCTGGCCGGAAACGGGCAAGCACGCAGCCGCGCGCTGGATCGCATCCGAGACGAAGACGCATCGCGGTGGACCGTCTCTCGTGATCTTGCGAATGCATCAGAGCAGCGGCGGCGCGTCGCGCAGCACGGCTTGCAGCCCGGTCGCGAACGGCGTCGCATGATCGATCCCGAGTGCGCGCACGCGCGACGCATCGAGGTGGCAATCGTACGGACGCGGCGTCGCATCGGCCGGCGTGTCGATCCGCGCGAGCGCCGCATCAATGCCGAGCGCGGCAGCGATCCGTTGCGCGATGTCGTACTTCGTCATCGGCTCCTCGCCCGACCAATGACGGATGCCCGTGACGGGCGAGCCCGCGAGATGGCGCAGCGTCAGGTCCCGGATGACCGCCGCGACGTCGGGCGTGTAGGTCGGATAGCGGATCGCCCACGCGTCCATCCCGACCGCGTCCGCAGCCGGTCGCGCGGACGCGACGATCGCCGGCACAAGGCTCGTGACGGCCGACTCGCGCCAGTCGACGATTGGCCCGTACAGCAACGGCAGGCGCAGCACGCAGGCAAGCGGCGACGCGGCGAGCAACGCGGCCTCGCCTTCCAGCTTGGTGCGGCCGTAGATGTTCAACGGGTTCGGCGTTGCGTCCTCGCGGTACGGCGCCGCGTTGCCGTCGAACACGTAGTCGGTGGAGATGCCGAGCGTCCACGCGCCGTAGCGCGCGGCGAGCGCGCCGATGCGGGCCGGTGCGTCGACGTTGATCGCGCGCGCAGCCGCCGGGTCGCGTTCGCAGACGTCCGGGCGACGTTCGGCGGCGCAGATGATCACGGCGGCCGGCCGGCAGGTTGCGAAGAGGTGTTCGAGCGCCGGCTGATCGAGCGCGTCGAGTCGAGCGACGTTTTCCAGCGGCAGCGCGAGGCGCCGCGCGACCGCGGTGTCCGGGTTGCGGATCGTTCCGATCGTCGTCAGCGACGATTCGCGGGACAGCGATGCGGCGACCGCGCGGCCGAGCAGGCCGGACGCGCCGATGAGAAGGATGGTCGGATGCGACACGGTAGCCAACGATGAAAGGGGATAAGGGCCCCCAATCTATACGAGAACATGCGGTCGATGTCGATTTCGCTCGCACGTCGACGACGTGCGCGTGATGAAAACAAGCCCGGTGCGCGATTGCGCGCACCGGGCCCGTCGAGCGGCGCGAAGCGTCGCGCTCGCTTACTTCCGGTCGAACGAATAGCGCCCCGGCCCGCTCACCGCGAGCAACAGCAGCCCGCCGATGATGCTGATGTTCTTGTAGAAGTTGATCATCGCGAGATACTGGTCCATGCCCTGCAGCGCCCAGTAGCGATGCCCGATCAACGCGGTCGCGAGCGTATAGACCGCGAACACCAGCGCGAGCGGACGCGTATAGAACCCGACCGCGATCAGCGCGCCGCCGACCAGTTCGACCGCGACCGCGATCACCGCTGACAGCTCCGGCGACGGTGCGCCCGTCGACGCCATGTACGCGACCGTGCCTGAGAAGCCGCTCAACTTCTGCCAGCCGAACAGCACGAACAGGATCATCATCAACACGCGAGCCGCCAGCAGCAGCTCGTCCTTCTTCGACTCCAGCGAAACGTAACGCATAGCAATCACCTTGATTTGACGGTTTGACGCATTCGGTGCCGACGTCCGCCGCAACGGCGAACCCACGGATCGGCACCGAACCCTCCTCGCGCGATCGAACCGCGGGCCGGCCGGCCCGCTGCCGAAGAATCCGTCCCGTCGCGCCATCGTGGCGCTGCGGTGCGGTTCTGGCGAAGCACGGGTGCAGTCTACTGTCCCGCCGCAAATCATCAATCCGTCAAAACAAGATTGGCTGTCTCAATTGAGTGGACAATTGTCACGTAACAAATGCGTCATGGGCGGCCGCGCACATCTGCCGGCACACCGGTCTGGTGGATTACATCATGTCGATCGGCAGTGTCTTGTCGAGATTGTCGTGCCATGCGCGGATGGTTTTCGGCACGGTCTTTTTCCATGCCGGCGCGCTCGTGTAATAGCGCATCCGCACCTTGTCGTGAGCGTCGAACACGAGCAGACCGATCCACAGATCGGTGCCCCGACGCATCACGATCGCGGCGTTCGTCGTCGCGATGCCGCGTACCCAGTACGACTTCACGCCGGCATTCAGACCGTCGAGATCCTGCTCGTCCGCGCTGGAGTTGACCGTGTCGACGAGCGTCTGATAATCGGCGCCGAGCAGCTTGTGTGCGATCGCGTTCTGCCGCGCATCGGGCAGCACCTTCAAGGTCACGAGATCTGCAGCCTGACTCGCCTGCGCCTTCGACGCCGTCACGTAGTCGCCCGAATACACGACGCCCGCACCCGCGCCGCAATCGGCATCGCCGCCCTGCTGCGCGACCTGCACGCGCCCGCCCTTGCGGCTGAAATCGAGCCGGCATCGATCCTGGCGAAACGTGCCGCTATCGCCGTGCAGTTCGATATCGCCGCTGAGACCGCCGGTATTCGCGCCGTTGTTGCCGCTCAGTTCGAAGTGAAGGCGCGGTGCCGTGCCGCTGAACGTCAGCACGCCGCCGAACGACGGGTTCGCGCTGTCGCGATACCACGTCTGCTGCCAGCGATCGATCGCAAGCGACATGCCGTTCAGGTTCGCGAGCCGCTCGCGATAGCGGTCGCCGAGGCACGATGCATCGTTGCCACAGCGATCGCGCTGCTTGAGCCATTTCAGCTGCGCGGCCTTCAGCGCGGCCGTATCGCCACCTTTCGCGAGCGCCTTCTTCCACGCCGCCGCCAGTTCGCCGTCGAGCGACGACAGCCCGGCGTCCGCACAGATCGTCTTCTCGCTCGGCGACGCGGCTTTCGCGCAATCGAAGCCGGCGGCATGCGCGGCCATCGGCGAAATCGTAAGCATTGCAAACATCATGACGGATCGCAGGTCCGCGCTCCGAGCATGCCGGCCGCGACGCGCGGTTTGCCCTTGCTCGCGCACGCGAGCATTCGATCGGTTCTTCATTGTCATTGGACTGGACTCGTCGTGGATGGCCGCGAGTAGAAACTGCGGGCCCGATGCGGTTCGAGGTAAAAACGCCCGGCACGGCATGCGGTGCCGGCCGTCGCCCCCGGCGAAGCCTAGCGCGAATGCGCGCCGCCGATCAATCGTCACGCAGCACCGGGCACGAGCGAATCGAAAGCCATGCGATACCGGCACACGAGCGCCGAAACGAAACCATCGCCACGCTCGATGCACTGCCCGCATGCCAGCCGCCGACGCGCTCACGCCGCTCGCCATGCCGCTCGACGAAAGCCGTCGCGACTTCCACCGCGCGTGCGACGTCTCCTTCATCGCATCAAAAGAACGCCACCCACGCACGCCGCGCCCGCTATCCCCGCGCGCCCAACCGCTCCGCCAGAAACCCGATGAACGTGCGCAGCGTGACGAACCCTTCACGGTGCTGCGGAAACACCGCGTTCAGCGTGATCGGCGACGGCGCATACGCATCGAGCACTGGCACGAGCGCGCCGCTGTCGAGCGCCGCGCCGACGATGAAATGCGGCAGCAGCGCGATGCCGAGCCCTGCGATCGCCGCGTCGCGCACGACTTCGCCGTTGTTCGCGACGAGCGGCCCCTGCACGTCGAACGTGCGCGCCGCGCCGTCGACCCGGAATTCCCAGCCCACACGCCGCTCGCGCCCGTACATCAGGCACGTATGGCCGGCGAGGTCGGCCGGTGTCGCGGGCGCGCCCTGTCGCTTCAGATACGCGGGGCTCGCGCACGCGATCATTTCCCAGGCGGCCAGCGGCCGCGCGATCAGCGTCGAATCCTCGAGCGTGCCGATCCGCAGCACGAGATCGAAGCCCTCGCCGATCAGGTCGACACGCCGGTCGGTCAGGTCGACGTTGAGCCGTACGGCCGGATGCGCGGACAGGAATTCGGCGATCAGCGGCGACACGTGCGTGATCCCGAACGACAGCGGCGCGCTGATCTTCAGCGAGCCGTGGAGCTCGGTGCTGCGCACCGACATCGCCTGCTCGGCGTCGGCGACCTCGGCGAGGATCCGCTGCGCGCGCGCATAGAACTCCTGCCCCGATTCCGTGACCGCGAGATTGCGCGTATTGCGATGCAGCAAACGTACGCCGAGCGCCGCCTCGAGCGCCATCGTGCGCCGGCTCACGAACTGCTTGGAGAGCATCAGTTGATCGGCCGCCGCCGTGAAGCTGCCCGCATCGACGGTCGCGACGAAGATCCTCAGGTCGTTGAATTCCATATTGTCCACCTCAGAGTGACAGTCATTATCTCCACAGCCATTTATTTGTCAAATCGATTGACCTAAGATTCATCTCAACGAACGGCCGAACCCACTTCCGAGGTCCGGCGATTT is drawn from Burkholderia diffusa and contains these coding sequences:
- a CDS encoding H-NS family nucleoid-associated regulatory protein, whose protein sequence is MTQALQELEAQLRDLNIKLSEAKQKEKQAALAAFKEQVELLGISQQEVLSALGYIVQRKRKAPAKYYDPTTGRSWSGRGPRPKWLEGKDLDTLLVDRGAKTWWPGDDQG
- a CDS encoding dTDP-4-dehydrorhamnose reductase family protein; this translates as MSHPTILLIGASGLLGRAVAASLSRESSLTTIGTIRNPDTAVARRLALPLENVARLDALDQPALEHLFATCRPAAVIICAAERRPDVCERDPAAARAINVDAPARIGALAARYGAWTLGISTDYVFDGNAAPYREDATPNPLNIYGRTKLEGEAALLAASPLACVLRLPLLYGPIVDWRESAVTSLVPAIVASARPAADAVGMDAWAIRYPTYTPDVAAVIRDLTLRHLAGSPVTGIRHWSGEEPMTKYDIAQRIAAALGIDAALARIDTPADATPRPYDCHLDASRVRALGIDHATPFATGLQAVLRDAPPLL
- a CDS encoding DoxX family protein; protein product: MRYVSLESKKDELLLAARVLMMILFVLFGWQKLSGFSGTVAYMASTGAPSPELSAVIAVAVELVGGALIAVGFYTRPLALVFAVYTLATALIGHRYWALQGMDQYLAMINFYKNISIIGGLLLLAVSGPGRYSFDRK
- a CDS encoding lysozyme inhibitor LprI family protein, which encodes MLTISPMAAHAAGFDCAKAASPSEKTICADAGLSSLDGELAAAWKKALAKGGDTAALKAAQLKWLKQRDRCGNDASCLGDRYRERLANLNGMSLAIDRWQQTWYRDSANPSFGGVLTFSGTAPRLHFELSGNNGANTGGLSGDIELHGDSGTFRQDRCRLDFSRKGGRVQVAQQGGDADCGAGAGVVYSGDYVTASKAQASQAADLVTLKVLPDARQNAIAHKLLGADYQTLVDTVNSSADEQDLDGLNAGVKSYWVRGIATTNAAIVMRRGTDLWIGLLVFDAHDKVRMRYYTSAPAWKKTVPKTIRAWHDNLDKTLPIDMM
- a CDS encoding LysR family transcriptional regulator, which gives rise to MEFNDLRIFVATVDAGSFTAAADQLMLSKQFVSRRTMALEAALGVRLLHRNTRNLAVTESGQEFYARAQRILAEVADAEQAMSVRSTELHGSLKISAPLSFGITHVSPLIAEFLSAHPAVRLNVDLTDRRVDLIGEGFDLVLRIGTLEDSTLIARPLAAWEMIACASPAYLKRQGAPATPADLAGHTCLMYGRERRVGWEFRVDGAARTFDVQGPLVANNGEVVRDAAIAGLGIALLPHFIVGAALDSGALVPVLDAYAPSPITLNAVFPQHREGFVTLRTFIGFLAERLGARG